A single genomic interval of Scatophagus argus isolate fScaArg1 chromosome 22, fScaArg1.pri, whole genome shotgun sequence harbors:
- the zgc:193726 gene encoding uncharacterized protein zgc:193726 isoform X4, producing MMKSVQSVALFLMMMIMMVVVVSVSAAPLLSLLNISRRDDLNIARFHLLSNKDENSTRFESHESVNNSLDDFRRISPNTTTNETSFSPFMFVLPLGKVTGARSCVLSTCLTANLGSALQGGDEKAGGATTDPFGIGKK from the exons ATGATGAAGTCTGTTCAGTCTGTTGCTCTCttcctgatgatgatgataatgatggtggtggtggtttctgtctctgctgctcctcttctttctttgctcAACATCTCCAG ACGTGATGATCTGAACATTGCAAGGTTTCACCTGCTGAGCAACAAAGACGAAAACTCCACCAG ATTTGAGTCTCATGAAAGTGTCAACAACTCGCTGGATGACTTCAGACG CATCTCACCAAACACCACAACAAATGAGACAAGTTTCAGTCCTTTCAT GTTTGTTCTTCCTCTGGGAAAAGT CACCGGTGCCAGAAGCTGTgtcctgtccacctgtctgacAGCGAACCTTGGCTCTGCTCTGCAGGGCGGGGACGAGAAGGCAGGCGGAGCCACCACTGACCCATTTGGCATTGGGAAGAAATGA
- the zgc:193726 gene encoding uncharacterized protein zgc:193726 isoform X6, which yields MMKSVQSVALFLMMMIMMVVVVSVSAAPLLSLLNISRRDDLNIARFHLLSNKDENSTRFESHESVNNSLDDFRRISPNTTTNETSFSPFITGARSCVLSTCLTANLGSALQGGDEKAGGATTDPFGIGKK from the exons ATGATGAAGTCTGTTCAGTCTGTTGCTCTCttcctgatgatgatgataatgatggtggtggtggtttctgtctctgctgctcctcttctttctttgctcAACATCTCCAG ACGTGATGATCTGAACATTGCAAGGTTTCACCTGCTGAGCAACAAAGACGAAAACTCCACCAG ATTTGAGTCTCATGAAAGTGTCAACAACTCGCTGGATGACTTCAGACG CATCTCACCAAACACCACAACAAATGAGACAAGTTTCAGTCCTTTCAT CACCGGTGCCAGAAGCTGTgtcctgtccacctgtctgacAGCGAACCTTGGCTCTGCTCTGCAGGGCGGGGACGAGAAGGCAGGCGGAGCCACCACTGACCCATTTGGCATTGGGAAGAAATGA
- the zgc:193726 gene encoding uncharacterized protein zgc:193726 isoform X2, which translates to MMKSVQSVALFLMMMIMMVVVVSVSAAPLLSLLNISRRDDLNIARFHLLSNKDENSTRFESHESVNNSLDDFRRISPNTTTNETSFSPFMFVLPLGKVEPSEDTGARSCVLSTCLTANLGSALQGGDEKAGGATTDPFGIGKK; encoded by the exons ATGATGAAGTCTGTTCAGTCTGTTGCTCTCttcctgatgatgatgataatgatggtggtggtggtttctgtctctgctgctcctcttctttctttgctcAACATCTCCAG ACGTGATGATCTGAACATTGCAAGGTTTCACCTGCTGAGCAACAAAGACGAAAACTCCACCAG ATTTGAGTCTCATGAAAGTGTCAACAACTCGCTGGATGACTTCAGACG CATCTCACCAAACACCACAACAAATGAGACAAGTTTCAGTCCTTTCAT GTTTGTTCTTCCTCTGGGAAAAGT ggaaCCCTCTGAAGA CACCGGTGCCAGAAGCTGTgtcctgtccacctgtctgacAGCGAACCTTGGCTCTGCTCTGCAGGGCGGGGACGAGAAGGCAGGCGGAGCCACCACTGACCCATTTGGCATTGGGAAGAAATGA
- the zgc:193726 gene encoding uncharacterized protein zgc:193726 isoform X1, with the protein MMKSVQSVALFLMMMIMMVVVVSVSAAPLLSLLNISRRDDLNIARFHLLSNKDENSTRFESHESVNNSLDDFRRSISPNTTTNETSFSPFMFVLPLGKVEPSEDTGARSCVLSTCLTANLGSALQGGDEKAGGATTDPFGIGKK; encoded by the exons ATGATGAAGTCTGTTCAGTCTGTTGCTCTCttcctgatgatgatgataatgatggtggtggtggtttctgtctctgctgctcctcttctttctttgctcAACATCTCCAG ACGTGATGATCTGAACATTGCAAGGTTTCACCTGCTGAGCAACAAAGACGAAAACTCCACCAG ATTTGAGTCTCATGAAAGTGTCAACAACTCGCTGGATGACTTCAGACG AAGCATCTCACCAAACACCACAACAAATGAGACAAGTTTCAGTCCTTTCAT GTTTGTTCTTCCTCTGGGAAAAGT ggaaCCCTCTGAAGA CACCGGTGCCAGAAGCTGTgtcctgtccacctgtctgacAGCGAACCTTGGCTCTGCTCTGCAGGGCGGGGACGAGAAGGCAGGCGGAGCCACCACTGACCCATTTGGCATTGGGAAGAAATGA
- the zgc:193726 gene encoding uncharacterized protein zgc:193726 isoform X5 — MMKSVQSVALFLMMMIMMVVVVSVSAAPLLSLLNISRRDDLNIARFHLLSNKDENSTRFESHESVNNSLDDFRRSISPNTTTNETSFSPFITGARSCVLSTCLTANLGSALQGGDEKAGGATTDPFGIGKK, encoded by the exons ATGATGAAGTCTGTTCAGTCTGTTGCTCTCttcctgatgatgatgataatgatggtggtggtggtttctgtctctgctgctcctcttctttctttgctcAACATCTCCAG ACGTGATGATCTGAACATTGCAAGGTTTCACCTGCTGAGCAACAAAGACGAAAACTCCACCAG ATTTGAGTCTCATGAAAGTGTCAACAACTCGCTGGATGACTTCAGACG AAGCATCTCACCAAACACCACAACAAATGAGACAAGTTTCAGTCCTTTCAT CACCGGTGCCAGAAGCTGTgtcctgtccacctgtctgacAGCGAACCTTGGCTCTGCTCTGCAGGGCGGGGACGAGAAGGCAGGCGGAGCCACCACTGACCCATTTGGCATTGGGAAGAAATGA
- the zgc:193726 gene encoding uncharacterized protein zgc:193726 isoform X3: MMKSVQSVALFLMMMIMMVVVVSVSAAPLLSLLNISRRDDLNIARFHLLSNKDENSTRFESHESVNNSLDDFRRSISPNTTTNETSFSPFMFVLPLGKVTGARSCVLSTCLTANLGSALQGGDEKAGGATTDPFGIGKK, translated from the exons ATGATGAAGTCTGTTCAGTCTGTTGCTCTCttcctgatgatgatgataatgatggtggtggtggtttctgtctctgctgctcctcttctttctttgctcAACATCTCCAG ACGTGATGATCTGAACATTGCAAGGTTTCACCTGCTGAGCAACAAAGACGAAAACTCCACCAG ATTTGAGTCTCATGAAAGTGTCAACAACTCGCTGGATGACTTCAGACG AAGCATCTCACCAAACACCACAACAAATGAGACAAGTTTCAGTCCTTTCAT GTTTGTTCTTCCTCTGGGAAAAGT CACCGGTGCCAGAAGCTGTgtcctgtccacctgtctgacAGCGAACCTTGGCTCTGCTCTGCAGGGCGGGGACGAGAAGGCAGGCGGAGCCACCACTGACCCATTTGGCATTGGGAAGAAATGA
- the atp6v1f gene encoding V-type proton ATPase subunit F has protein sequence MAGRGKLIAVIGDEDTCTGFLLGGIGELNKNRKPNFLVVEKDTSITEIEETFKSFLVRNDIGIILINQFIAEMIRHAIDAHMQSIPAVLEIPSKEHPYDASKDSILRRAKGMFSAEDFR, from the exons ATGGCTGGTCGTGGGAAACTGATCGCTGTTATCGGTGATGAGGACACGTGCACCGGCTTTCTGCTCGGTGGGATCGGTGAGCTCAACAAGAACCGAAAACCGAATTTCTTGGTGGTGGAGAAGGACACGAGTATCACGGAGATCGAAGAGACCTTCAA GAGCTTCTTGGTGCGTAATGACATCGGCATCATCCTGATTAACCAGTTCATTGCCGAGATGATCCGTCATGCCATCGACGCCCACATGCAGTCTATCCCAGCTGTGTTAGAGATACCGTCCAAAGAGCATCCGTATGACGCGTCCAAGGACTCCATCCTGCGCCGCGCTAAGGGCATGTTCTCCGCCGAGGATTTCCGATAA